From Novosphingobium aureum:
CACCGCAGCTGCGGTGAATCAGGCGAATGCCGCCATGGTCAGCTCGAGCGAGCGCTGCTGGATGGCCGGGTCGAAAGTCGAGGTGCTCACGATCAGCTCGTCCGCGCCGGTCCGCTGGGCGAAGGCCTCGAGCTGGCTGCGCACCATCTCCGGCGTGCCCAGCGCGCTGACCGAGCGCACCTGCTCGAGCATCGCGCGCGCCGCACCCGGAAGCCCCGCGCGATAGTCGCGGATCGGCGGCTGCAGCTGGCCGGGGTTGCCGGTGCGCAGTGCGACGAAGCTCTGGTCGGTCGAAGAAGCATGATACCATGCCTCTTCCTCGCTCTCGGCGGCGAGCACGTTGATACCGGCCATGAAATGCGGTTTCGCGCAGAACTCGGAAGGTTCAAAGCGCTCGCGGTAGATGCGCGCGGCCTCGTCGAGATGAGTCGGCGCAAAGTGCGAGGCGAAGGCGTAAGGCAGGCCGAGCATGGCCGCCAGCTGCGCGCCGAACAGGCTCGACCCCAGAATCCACATCTCGACGTCGGCGCCCGAAGCCTGGGGCGATTCGACCCCGCCGACCGCCTGCCCGGCGAAGCGCGCGCGCAATTCGACGACATCCTGCGGGAAACGCTCGGAAGCCCCGATGATGTCCTTGCGCAGCGCATTGCCGAGCCGTCCGTCGGCGCCCGCCGCGCGGCCAAGGCCGAGGTCGACGCGCCCCGGGAACATCGCCGCGAGCGTGCCGAACTGCTCGGCGATCACGTAAGGAGTATGGTTGGGCAGCATGATCCCGCCCGCGCCGATCCGGATCGACTTCGTCGCATTGCCAAGGTGCGCCAGCACGACCGAAGTCGCGCCCCCGGCGATGCCCGCCATGCCGTGATGCTCGGCCACCCAGTAGCGCGCATATCCCGCCGCTTCGGCGGTCTGTGCCGTGGCGACGCTGACCGCGATCGAATCGGCGATGCTGGCGCCTTCGCGCACGGTGACGAGGTCGAGGACCGAAAGGGGGATCATGGCATGTACTCGAATTGCGGGAGTGGGGAGGGATGGATCACGGGGCGCTGGCGTCGGCTCCGAGCTGGGCGATGTAGCCGCGCGCGACCCCGGCTTCTGGACTTTCAGGGGCGACGGCGATGACCGAGTTCCAGCTGCGCCGCGCCGCCTCCTCGTTGTCCGAGAGCATGGCGATGACGCCTGCCTCGAGCCCGACGGCGGGATCGCGCGGGGCCAGCTGCGCGGCCTTGTCGATCTGGCTCTGCGCCTCGATCAGCTTGTCCTGCCGGCGCGAGAGCGTCGCCGAAAGCAACCAGGCCTGTGCGTCTTCGGGCGCGGCCTCGCGCGCTTCGGCCAGTGCCTTTGCGGCTTCGTCGCCCTGGTCAAGCGCGACAAGCGCGCGGGCACGGTCGAGTGCGATCGAGGCCTGCAGCGCCTTGTCTTCGGTAAGTTTGGATTCGCCGGCGGCGGGGCCAAGCAGCAGCAGTGCGCGCGCGGCATCGCCGCTGGCCAGCTGCGCGTTGCCCGCCATCGCGCCCAGTCGCGCGCGGCTTGCGTGGTCATCGCTCTCGGCCGCATCGCGCGCGGTCACGAAGGCATCGCGCGCCTCGTCGAACTGGCCGAGGTCCGAGAGGGCTATGCCCAGGCACAGCCCGGCGCGCAGCTTCTCGCGCCCCACCGCCTGGTCGAGCGCCTCTTGCGCGAGGCGTGCGGATCGTTCGGGATCGGCCTCGACCGCGCCGATACAGCCGCCCGGATTGCTTGTCGGAGCGGTATAGCCGGGACCTGCCGCCGCCGCGCGGCGAGCCTCGTCCTCCTTCTTCTCGATGATCTCGAGCGGGAGCGAGGAAGCAGGGGCGGTGCCGATGCCGCCTCCAAGCTGCGCCAGGACGGGCAGCAGGAACGTAAGACTGGGCATGTGTCTAGGGTCTCCGGTCAGCTCGCCGGATCGCGCGCGAGCACCAGTTCGGCGACGGTGCGCATTAGCACGGCGATGTCGCTCTCACGCGAGAGGCGATGGTCGCCATCCTTGATCAGCGTCACCTGCACGTCGTCTGAACGCAACGCTGCCGAAAGCTGCATCGAGATATCGAAAGGCACGTCCTCGTCACGCTGGCCATGCAGCAGGCGTACCGGGCCATCGAAGGGAATTTCGCCGCCGAGCATCAGGTTGGCCTGCCCGTCCGCCCAGAAGCCGGGGTGCGTCGGGGTCGGTTCGGGGCCATAGGGATTGTCTTCGTAGATCGTCTCGCCATCGGCGAGCAGGCCCTTGTCCATCTGCGGCACGCCCCAGTCGGTGAAGTCGGGCGCGGCGGCGATGCCGATCATCGAGTGGACCTGCTCGAGCGGCAGCGCGCGCTCGACCATGAGCATGAGCCAGCCGCCCATCGAGGACCCGATCAGGAGCACCTTGTCGAGCCCGGCGGCCTTGATCACCGCGACCACCTCGTCGCGCCAGCGGCTGAGCGTTCCCTCGGCGAAGTCGCCATCGCTCTGCCCACAGCCCGAATAGTCGATTAGCAGGCAGGCGCGCCCGGCGTGCTGGGCCATCTCGAACAGCGCGGTGGCCTTGCTGCCCGCCATGTCGGACATGTAGCCCGGCAGGAAGACGATCGTCGGGCCCTGTCCGGGGGTGAAGCGGTGCGCGATGCGGCGGCCATCGGCCATTTCGTGGAAGCGGATCTCGGTCATGGGCGGCAAGGTGGGGAGCGCGGGCACGAAGGGCAAGCGAAGATGCTGCCCTAGACGGGGGCCCATCCTTTCAGGTCAACGCATGGGCAAGGCGATTTTCGCTTTCACCCCGGTCCGCTTCACGCCTAATGATGGCCCGCCAAACACCCGTTCCCGACCGACACGAAGGACCCCATGAGCGCCGAGGTCATCCGCTTCCCGACGCCGCCGAGCCGCATGGCGCTGCGCCTCGAATGGTTCGCGCAGGACCGTTCGGTACTGCTCGC
This genomic window contains:
- a CDS encoding LLM class flavin-dependent oxidoreductase, which gives rise to MIPLSVLDLVTVREGASIADSIAVSVATAQTAEAAGYARYWVAEHHGMAGIAGGATSVVLAHLGNATKSIRIGAGGIMLPNHTPYVIAEQFGTLAAMFPGRVDLGLGRAAGADGRLGNALRKDIIGASERFPQDVVELRARFAGQAVGGVESPQASGADVEMWILGSSLFGAQLAAMLGLPYAFASHFAPTHLDEAARIYRERFEPSEFCAKPHFMAGINVLAAESEEEAWYHASSTDQSFVALRTGNPGQLQPPIRDYRAGLPGAARAMLEQVRSVSALGTPEMVRSQLEAFAQRTGADELIVSTSTFDPAIQQRSLELTMAAFA
- a CDS encoding alpha/beta fold hydrolase — its product is MTEIRFHEMADGRRIAHRFTPGQGPTIVFLPGYMSDMAGSKATALFEMAQHAGRACLLIDYSGCGQSDGDFAEGTLSRWRDEVVAVIKAAGLDKVLLIGSSMGGWLMLMVERALPLEQVHSMIGIAAAPDFTDWGVPQMDKGLLADGETIYEDNPYGPEPTPTHPGFWADGQANLMLGGEIPFDGPVRLLHGQRDEDVPFDISMQLSAALRSDDVQVTLIKDGDHRLSRESDIAVLMRTVAELVLARDPAS